The genomic window ACGAGCCGGATGTCTTCGACCCCCGGATGATCGGCGAACGCGCTCTCGATGTCGTCGACTTCCGTGCCGCGAACCCAGAAGTACGGCACCACCACGTCTCGCGCCGGGATGATCCGCTCCAGTTCGACCGTCACGTCCGGCAACCGTTCGAACACGCTCCCCAGCGGGAACGCGTCTGACGGGACCGTAAACGTCGCCTCGGTAGCCATCGTCGGACCCGTCGCGGGCCGCACGTAAAGACCTGCTACCCGACCGCCCGGCCGCAGCGCGGAATCGGTGCGGGGAAACCGGCGCTCGAAATCGGCTCGCTATCCTTAACACGTCCCCGTGAGAACAGCGACCCATGCTCGAGGGAGTCAACGTCGCGCTCGGGGTGACGGGGTCGATCGCGGCCGTCAAGACGGTCGAACTGGCCCACGAGCTCCGGCGACAGGGGGCCGACGTGCGCGGAGTGATGACCGAAAGCGCACAGGGGATCATCCACCCCTGGGCCGTGGAGTTCGCGACGGACGACGACGTCGTCACGGAGATCACCGGGAGCGTCGAACACGTCGACCTCTGTGGCTACGACGGCTGGGCCGACGTCCTCCTGATCGCGCCGGCGACGGCGAACACGGTCGGCAAGATCGCCGGCGCGGTCGACGACACGCCCGTGACGACCTGCGCGACGACCGCGCTCGGCGCCGACACGCCGGTCGTGATCGCCCCCGCGATGCACGAACCGATGTACGACCACCCAGGCGTCCTCGAGGCCATCGACACCGTCGCGGAGTGGGGCGTCGACTTCGTCGACCCGCGCCTCGAGGAGGGGAAGGCCAAGATCGCCGGCGAGGACGCGATCGTCACCGACGTCGCCCGCGCGGCCGGCGAGCGCCCGCTCGAGGGCCAGCGCGTCGTCGTCACCAGCGGCGCGACGGCGGAGTCGATCGATCCGGTGCGCGTGATCACCAACCGATCGTCGGGGAAGATGGGACGCGCGGTCGCGAGGGCCTGCTACGCTCGCGGCGCGGACGTGACGCTGGTCCACGGCGTCGTCGGCCCACGATCGATCGCGGCCGACGGCGGACCGCCCGAGACCGACGGGGAGGGCGACCTCCCCTACGCCGCGGTTCGGAGCGTCGAGAGCGCGAGCGAGATGCTCGCGGCGACCCGCGAGGCCTGTGCGGACGCGGACGCGCTGGTTTCGGCGGCCGCGATCGGCGACTACACGGTCGAGGGCAGCGACGAGAAGATCCGCTCGGGCCAACAGCTCTCGCTCGACCTCGAGCCGACGCCGAAACTCATCGACGAGATCCGCGAGGAGCGACCCGACCTGCCGATCGTCGGCTTCAAGACCGAGACCTCGGGAGACGAGCGGGCGATGATCGAGAAGGCCCGCGAGACGCTCGAGCGCGCGGGCCTGGCCTTCGTCGTCGCCAACGACGCGAGCGTGATGGGGGCCGATCGGACCGCGGCGCTGCTGGTCCACGAAACCGACGCCGCCCGCTACGAGGGGACGAAGGCGGGACTGGGCGGCGAGATCGCCGACTCGATCGCGGCGGTCGTCGACGACAACTCTTTGTAACAGAACTGAAGTTTCCGAAATCGGGGTCAAGCGGGGCAAGAGAATTATATACGAGGCGTTCGTGCGACGACGTAACAGCTATGCGAACAGTCTCAATGGATGGTTCGATCACGGGATGGGTGTCCTTCGCTACCGCTAGCGGTTTCGAGCGGGACTCGATCGACGGCGCGAGGTGACTCGACGTGGCCCAACAACAGCGACGACGACCCGAGGAAACCGACGGAACGGACAGAACGGACGGAGCGGACAGAACGGATGGAACGAACAGAACGGACGGAGCGGACAGAACGGACGGGGCTGACGGAGCCGACGAGCCCGACGAGAGCGGCCCGCTTTCGAAGGGCGAAATCTTCGAAGTGCTGCGCAATCAGCGGCGACGCTACGTCCTCCAGTACCTGAAACAGGACAGTCGCCCCGTCGAACTCGGCGATCTCGCCCAGCAGGTCGCCGCCTGGGAGTACGACACGGTCCCCGAGGAGGTGACGCCCGAACAGCGGAAACGCGTCTACACGACCCTTCAGCAGACTCACCTCCCGAAGATGGACGAGTCGGGCATCCTCGTGTTCGACTCCGACGAGGGCGTCATCGAGGCGACCGACCGAACGCGGGACATCAGCATCTATCTGGAGATCGTCCCCGGCCACGAGTTCGCCTGGCGCGAACTGTACCTCTCGCTCGGGGCGATCAGTTCCGCGCTGGTGGCCGCGCTGTGGCTCGAGATCTATCCGCTGACGCTGCTGTCGGACCTGACGTGGGCCGCGATCATCGCCCTGACGGTGACGCTGGCGGCGGCGGCCCACATCTACCACGAGCGGAACATGCGACTCGGCCACGGCGATCAGCCGCCCGAACTCAGTTTCACGAGCGAAAAGTAGCGGCGGCCGTCGACGCCGGGCCGCCGTTCGTCCGTGGGAGTCGACCGCATACGGCTCGAGCGGATCGTCAACTTTTACTCCGCCACCGTCCGACCCACGGCATGGATCAGTTGAAGCGGTCCCTTCTCGAGGCGCCGATCATCGAGAAAAACGGCTACCACTACTTCGTCCACCCGATCAGCGACG from Haloterrigena sp. KLK7 includes these protein-coding regions:
- the coaBC gene encoding bifunctional phosphopantothenoylcysteine decarboxylase/phosphopantothenate--cysteine ligase CoaBC, whose protein sequence is MLEGVNVALGVTGSIAAVKTVELAHELRRQGADVRGVMTESAQGIIHPWAVEFATDDDVVTEITGSVEHVDLCGYDGWADVLLIAPATANTVGKIAGAVDDTPVTTCATTALGADTPVVIAPAMHEPMYDHPGVLEAIDTVAEWGVDFVDPRLEEGKAKIAGEDAIVTDVARAAGERPLEGQRVVVTSGATAESIDPVRVITNRSSGKMGRAVARACYARGADVTLVHGVVGPRSIAADGGPPETDGEGDLPYAAVRSVESASEMLAATREACADADALVSAAAIGDYTVEGSDEKIRSGQQLSLDLEPTPKLIDEIREERPDLPIVGFKTETSGDERAMIEKARETLERAGLAFVVANDASVMGADRTAALLVHETDAARYEGTKAGLGGEIADSIAAVVDDNSL